A stretch of Agelaius phoeniceus isolate bAgePho1 chromosome 30, bAgePho1.hap1, whole genome shotgun sequence DNA encodes these proteins:
- the ARID5A gene encoding AT-rich interactive domain-containing protein 5A, with the protein MEKNQEPQGDPRDPPSPAQPADAPGAGDGAERDKTVGEGGDKDKEEKDEEDKDKEKEEEEAFLVSLYKFMKERHTPIERIPHLGFKQINLWKIYKAVEKLGAYELVTGRRLWKNVYDELGGSPGSTSAATCTRRHYERLVLPYVRHLKGEEDKPLPPSKPRRQYKVSKDDKSKRARKEKGREQVVPDKARPEAAAEEAAERARGTDGRSSPAVPAPSPSGRCPSPCRSHSETYKRLFSSFYSKGNHPIMSPLAKKKLLAQVSKAESLHCHKRHCPEGRRAPSDSGPEPSGPPGPAPAEQRSPEPWGAPDRAPSEAGPARSASPALGRDSQGCPQDGGAAPAVFTGYFHAYRSEGPQPGGCPPLWGYFSNLKDFLEPPSAFPARPEEPEQPPELRSPAGRPWEARAAAVQACWVPPGAAFGPAAPRAGHEEEEEDDEEEEDEEEDEEPFGLTGKGRAVSPLAREGRDGRSRSPGAHRVLAKPKAVVAAPAFPAPLPPDAFKGAALHFPGGFGSPLEQLRTQGVPVAPALSVSPLVIPAFPSPLVVPSELCRPLATGAARLPASYGSSARLYPAAPWHGQRSCGSPHVPAFPHHARP; encoded by the exons ATGGAGAAGAACCAAGAGCCGCAAGgagacccccgggacccccccagccccgcccaGCCCGCC GACGCGCCGGGGGCCGGGGATGGCGCCGAGAGGGACAAGACGGTGGGAGAAGGtggggacaaggacaaggaggagaaggacgaggaggacaaggacaaggagaaggaggaagaggaggcttTCCTCGTCAGCCTCTACAAGTTCATGAAGGAGCGGCACACGCCCATCGAGAGGATCCCGCACCTCGGCTTCAAGCAGA TTAACCTCTGGAAGATCTACAAGGCCGTGGAAAAGCTGGGAGCCTACGAGCTG GTCACGGGCCGTCGGCTCTGGAAGAACGTCTACGACGAGCTcgggggcagccccggcagcacCAGCGCGGCCACCTGCACCCGCCGCCACTACGAGAG GCTCGTCCTTCCCTACGTGCGGCACCTCAAGGGCGAGGAGGACAAACCGCTGCCCCCCAGCAAACCCCGCCGGCAATACAAGGTCTCCAAGGACGACAAGAGCAAGAGGGCCAGGAAGGAGAAGGGCCGCGAGCAG GTGGTTCCGGACAAGGCGCGGCCGGAGGCGGCCGCGGAGGAGGCGGCGGAGCGGGCCCGGGGGACAGACGGACGCTCCAGCCCGGCCGTgcccgcccccagcccctcagggaggtgtcccagcccctgcaggagccACAGCGAGACCTACAAGCGCCTCTTCTCCAGCTTCTACTCCAAAGGGAACCACCCCATCATGTCCCCGCTGGCCAAGAAGAAGCTGCTGGCGCAGGTGAGCAAGGCCGAGTCCTTGCACTGCCACAAGCGCCACTGCCCCGAGGGCCGCCGGGCACCGAGCGACAGCGGCCCCGAGCCGTCCGGGCCCCCCGGCCCTGCGCCGGCCGAGCAGCGGAGCCCGGAGCCCTGGGGAGCTCCGGACCGAGCTCCGAGCGAGGCGGGCCCGGCCCGCAGCGCATccccggctctgggcagggacagccagggctgcccgcAGGACGGCGGCGCCGCCCCCGCCGTGTTCACCGGCTACTTCCACGCCTACCGCAGCGAGGGCCCGCAGCCCGGCGGCTGTCCCCCGCTCTGGGGCTACTTCTCCAACCTGAAGGATTTTTTGGAGCCGCCCTCCGCCTTCCCGGCGCGGCCCGAGGAGCCCGAGCAGCCCCCGGAGCTGCGgagcccggcggggcggccgtGGGAGGCGCGGGCCGCCGCCGTCCAGGCCTGCTGGGTGCCCCCGGGGGCCGCCTTCGGCCCCGCCGCACCCCGGGCCGGccacgaggaggaggaggaagatgatgaggaggaggaggacgaggaggaggacgaggagcCCTTCGGCCTCACCGGCAAGGGCCGCGCCGTGTCCCCCTtggccagggagggcagggacgGGCGGAGCCGCTCGCCGGGCGCTCACCGAGTGCTGGCCAAGCCCAAGGCCGTGGTGGCCGCTCCGGCTTTCCCCGCGCCGCTGCCGCCGGACGCTTTCAAGGGAGCCGCGCTGCACTTCCCGGGCGGCTTCGGGAgccccctggagcagctgagaaCCCAGGGCGTGCCGGTGGCCCCGGCGCTCTCCGTGAGCCCCCTGGTGATCCCGGCCTTCCCCAGCCCTTTGGTGGTGCCCTCCGAGCTGTGCCGCCCGCTGGCCACCGGCGCCGCCCGCCTGCCCGCGTCCTACGGGAGCTCGGCCCGGCTGTACCCGGCGGCTCCGTGGCACGGGCAGCGCTCCTGCGGCTCCCCGCACGTCCCGGCCTTCCCGCACCACGCCCGGCCCTAG